ttgttttttttttgttttagttccaagaaatatcttttatctcggagtatagtgtgcgttgtatcactatcgggtatgcaaacttcagctttgttcacagcatttttcatatttgaaattcaaaataatatgcaacgaaataaaattactgataatacatttataaaaataaaatgcaatacaatacatatgtaaaaaaaatatagcaTACGATAAAAAATTATCATACGAGTAcatggaaaaataaaatattttacatatttattCCATCAGCAAATTCATCATTATCTGAGAAATCAATCAGAAAATCTCCGgtatcaaaatgagttgaatcactcaaaggttcactcttttcagtgAAATtggtctctttttctttcccctttattgattctttataaagtttacaaaggtgttcaggggctcgacaaaaaCAGGACCAATGTCCTcgagtaccacatctgaaacaagaactttcaaatctttttgaatgattctcattaacactcatATTCTCATAGTGCTTTTTCAGTGGATGGTTTTGGACGttattttgagatgagttataaaagtaACTATCttgattattttcaaaatcacggccgcgtccacgaccacgaccactttcacgtccacgtccacgtccacgtccacgaccacgtCCTTGATTTCGTTCTCGACCAAAATATTGTCTAtaactttgattttggtttccagatttaaatttatttttgtttacgACATTTAATTCAGGAAATGCCGTTGAACCAGTTGGTCGTGCCTGATGACTTCTCATTAACAGCTCATTATTCTTTTCTGTCACAAGGAGACATGCgataagttcagaatatcttgaaaatccacgcactctatattgttgttgtagagttatattcgatgcgtgaaaagtgaaaaatgttttttgaagTATTTCCAATTCAGTAATCTCGTGCCCACAGAATTTCAATTgtgagattattctatacatcgccgagttgtaatcactgacttttttaaaatcttggaatctcaatgtattccattcatcctgggcggtcggaagtataacttcccttatatgttcaaatctttcttttaatccattccacaaagccatgagatctttttcaattagatattcacatttcaatccctcgtcgagatgtcgacgcaaaaatatcacgGCTTTTGTCTTTTCTTGTGTTGtcgatatgccattttcttttgtGGTCTCATTTAGACCCAACgaatcaagatgcatttctacatcgggagtccatggcatataatttatCCCTGTAATATCAAGAGCgatgaattcgagctttgtcaagtttgacatggtggtactaaaaaattacgatgcattttattagttaatgaatattgcaatacaaagtaatagATAAACAAGAAGTACAagaatttgtaaaaataaagaaaacacacgagtaggatattctccgataaatacaagactcgtgagtatgataaccaaaatatttaaaaataaccttgagaaagtcatcttcttttttcttcgaaaaatttaatgaagaataatttttagagaagaagagaaagttgtagtgattgaatgtgtttgtgagatcatatttatagggcaaaaactagccgttttgttaccgtttatgaccgttggtatacaaaaaataaatgtatgtatttgtataattttatggtaacaatatgatttatataatattagacatatttaaataattatgtatatcatatcatattatcataatgaggtgtcataagttattttgtttaaaaaccttataagcttttatacttgtcgtatccttTATCGGGAGTGTGGGACGTCGTCTTAACaacctcccaggatttataacaagtttttgaaaaatttattatttctaataataacattatattatatattaaatatatacacaataaataaataacagtaaaataaatattattacttttgttacctttttcttctgtttggagattggaaaaatatggaggacttttagagcttcgtgctgataacgtgttgtgaaaaagtaaaaatttatgttaaaaagtaaaaatctcaaactctcaaaatttatcaaactacacactttataatatttttctctctactcaattgtgaatttcttcacaaatggtgagactatttatagaatttctttacaaataatccaaaaataaaatacatcatttcctacatcatcacacactaattttcaatattttcaactcttattttcaacattcaaatattcaacattcaaatattcaatacacacattttaaatattatttttcaacatatactaaataaataaaattttcctgTCCCGTGAAACAAgttgcaaaaaaaaaatcgacatATCAGCCTCTTGGGTTCTGACACGTGTCACACCAACACAACCCTCTTCTTTAAGTACGCAGCACAGAAACCCAATGGATTAATGGGCTAGCCCAGAAAAATAATTGGGCTGAGGCCCATGGGAATGTGTGTATGGCCCCATTCTACGTTCTTCGATAGCCAATGTCCCTATCGATTGACCTATTCcaattaataattaacaatacTTAGTTCAATGAATGTCAATATCattgaaatatttggatgatttgtCACTTTTGTACATTTAAAAATTCCTCTACAGTTTAGGCTTTTGAATCAGTTAcaataataaatttcaaatccaaCCAATATCTGTGTAGTTCGATATATAAGTTTAAAGTATATTTGTTCGAGTTAAATTTATCCGTCTGAATATAACGTAAATAAATATAAGAAGTAATTACGAAAGATAAATGAAAATGAGCAcataaaatgaataaaattcAACATCTAACAAAATTACGAGTGTTTAACATCTTCGAATATAATCGAAACAATCAACCGAATCCAATCAATTTGAAAATTcagtaatttttaatttattcgaCGTGATTATTTAATCGAAATTAAATGACCATTTTCTCTTATGAACATCAATTTTGTATTTGGGATTATTATCTTCAATTAGTATTTGGAATGACTTTGATCAAAATCATTTCATCTAAGTTAATAGTTGGCATAAAAAATATTGTGCCACGAccaaacataataaaatatcgTTCTTTTTCTCCTCACTCCTTGGTTTTTAGTCTCCTAATAcagttttctcatttttttttacattttaattaatttggaTACGGTGTAAAATAGTcgatattcttttaaaaaattagattGACTTCGTtcgcccaaaaaaaaaaatatatatattcatttttacaaaaaataaaaaaatcaatatattCGATTTAACTCGTGCTCCATCCATAGATTTTCTAAGCTTTAAGTTCGAGaccaatttttcatttttccaaATGTATTTAGGCTCTGtttggaaaaaaatatttaaattttttttttacgtttataaataaacaaacaaattaaaatatgtgtttagaTACCAATTTTTATAAAACATTGATGaactttatttttaaactttttttcCCCAAGTATAGATTTTAAACAATaattttgagaaatttttttgatgttttttaaaaaaaatcgagttAAACGGATAATAAATTGCAAACAAAGAAATttacaattaattttttttataaaataaatgtctcaaaatatttttaattatctttaactatacaaaaattttaataaaataattgttcgaacacatttttttaaaaaaacaatttttaaaattttttgtgtaaatttttttttaaaaaaaatattttacaagtTGGTATCCTAGTTCTCTCCTCAAAGCATAACCAAACAAAATTGGCATAACTGAAGTAAGgttaaacatatataaaaaaaaaggtaAAAGGTTTTATACATGTAATATCGTTCGCCATCATCAGTGATCAAATAAAAGTTGTGACTTGTGACAAAACCAGTCAAGACCGGAAACAAGATTAAGCACGACGTCATCATTGTTTACCGAAGTTCAAATATCTGATAACCAACCTCCATATTTGCATCTGGATGCAAAAGGGTTTGTAAATATGTTGCATAATTTCTTGATCATGGTATTTATAGCCGAATGACGCTTGGACACAACGAGCTTTTCTTTTCAGCCGCTATCTCCGGTGTGACGTGAAATAGGTGTAATCAGGGTGATCAACATGCAACGACCTAAGCCAGTTGTCAGCTTCTTGTAAAAGGAAATTGATCTTCTGGTTCCCGTAAGCTCCATTATTGTTCCAGTCGGAGAGTTTGAACTTGTATGAAACGAGTCCAAAGGTTGGGAGTGAGAGTTTGCTGCCAGAATCATGGACCCCTTCACCTATCGGAATATGAAAGGAGACAATGAGTTATTCTGCTGTAGATCGATACCAATGTACAAGTTCACCACACAGCCATGTCACTAATCTAATGGTGAATGCAGTTATGGGAATGGCGACTTTTGAACTACCTTGGTTCTAGTGTCCTTTTTCTACTAGAATTATAATGATGCCGAGCACAAAAAGAGGATAACAAAAAATAATTGGCAAAGTATGAGAAAACATTCAGGAGAAACAAACTCACTTTTAACAGGTTTTGCAAGGGAATGAAAAGTTAAGAAACAAGCGTCCACATTTTGCAGAGTCGGGCCTACTGGTATCCTGTATATGGGGTACCTGCATAATAAAACTCTCTTTAGTTTCTGaatgaaacttaaaaaaatTCAGTACCATACCATCTACGTTTTACTAAGAACATACCAGGCAACAGAAATCCAGCTTGAGGACGTGAGTTCACAGCTTTTAAGTGTTTTTAGATCAGGAAAACGAGAGGCGAGGATTGACATCTGCGAATACAAACAAATGCCATGTAAGTGAGAGAAAAATTAGAAGAACGACGaggtttcaaaaaataaaataaaattagaagAACGATCCATGATGGATGACAAATTTATAGGACTCGCCTTATCAGCCAAGGGTTCTCGATGAAATGGAACTTCACTTGCAAAGTACTCAAAAATAAGTAGATCAGGAGGGACAGTGATATCAACGCCATAAACTGATGACCCCACAAAAGCATTGTTTCTTCCAGCATATTGATCATGTCCTCGGACAGTAGCGTTCTGATGGTTCTGAGCCTGAGCATTATTAGCCACTCTATCAGTTCCACATTCACTGTCACCATCACTACTAGTCTCCCTGGACGAATTACCATCACTCTCCTCACCAGGTCTCCTGTTTAAACGTTAAAACTAAGTGAGCACTATACAGCAGCACTCAAGATACTTTAAAATGATAACATGATCATTGGAGAGTATACAAATTTCAAGTGTCTAAACAAAAaggtatatttttaaaaatcaaatgtCGTCTTTACCTCTACAATTGTTCTATGTTCAATACATCGCTATACCACAAGCTATCGACATACTTATTTCAATTGAAACGAACCACATAGTGTTAAACACAAAACAAACTCCTTAATTTGTAAAACATGTCATTATTACCATTTACCTCTACGATTGTTCTACATTAAATACAACAAAATGCCACAAGCTATCTACATACTTCCTTCTTCAATTGGAAGTCAACCATGTCGTTTTATACACGTATCTAGTAATGTGATGTTCAATGTAAGGGTTTTATACTAGCAGTTGAAAATATTTTGGTCCACCCCACGTGCAAAATAgaaaacaaattaaaaattatgtcagtagaaaaataatttcaaaagtTGCTCAGATTGAGGGATCATAAAACCTCACCTTTGCTCCATAATAGGTTTCGATGGATCTACATACAATTGAATACCAGAAAGGAACGGCACATAATATTGGACAACAGCATCACTCCCATTCAACACCAGTGGAACTGCAGCTCCATAAGCACTCCACTCTCTAAAAAATTCCCAAAGATCGCCAAGAATAAAGTATGGGTTGAAATCACCATCTTGATTTCTCCATGACCTCATACTTGTCTGCGGATTCCAAATGCACTAAGTTAGAGCAATTAAATTTTCCATAATCACTTATTAATATATCATGGTGAAATAAATAGCGGAAATCCTAATAAAAATTGTACTGATAGTCTAATAATTACTGTGTCAGAAGctgtaaatatttttttggcaATTCTTAATACTCATGCCTCCTTCACATTAATATACCTTAGCAAACAGAACGAGAAAGTAATATTTGAAGAAAGAGATAACGACAAATACAAGCAATTATCGGTAGACAGAAGATGAATTGTTTTTTAACAACGATATTACTCCAACGGTCTTCCAGAGTTGTGAGCACAAACCAATGACTACCTGttaatttcaatattttaagGTACATTACAGAAATAAAACAGAAAAGTATAtgaaacaaggataaaggtttGTGTTTTTAGCAGTTCTATTCAAGAGAAGACCTAAAGAATCTCTCCTTCCACGCAATTACTTTGGTTTTATCCCAGTAACCTTTAGCACGGAACTTCAGAAATAACAAGACCACCTCAGTCCTGTCACAATAATTATACTTCAAGATGCAAAACAGATCCACGAAAAATCAATTCTAAAGAGGCCTAATTTTCAAGCAGAAACTTGATGAGTGCctaaatctatccacaaaaacctTCATTAACAAAAAGTGATTTCACAACAAACACCAACAAAAATTCTCAATTAGATTCTAGACACAAAACATTGAACAATTATAAATGTTAGCATAATAAAGaacacaaaacaaaacaaacccACACTAGCTAGCATAGCTCTCGTTGATTAAAAGCGATAAAAATCACTTgtggaaaagaaaattaaataatttaatcacTGAAAAGCGAATCAAATTTACCCTAGGAAAATGCTGAGCTGGCACAAAAGGGATGGTATGCTCGAGGAACCGATCCAAATTGGTTTTTCCATCTGAATCCAATTCTGAATTTCTCCTCCCCAACACTGTTACAGACGGGGATGTAGATGAAATTGGAGACTTCGAATTCAATTCTTGCTGtttctgctgctgctgctgcagcTGATTGATCCTTCTCAACGCCGGTGGACTGTAGTACAATCTTTCCTCCCCTAATCTCCTCCTAGCCGACATTCTGCGCCTCAATTAATCACACACCAAACCCGAATTTCTATTTATCGTCTGTTCGTAAAAGTACATACAAATGCCAAAAAAAACTTCTTGGTTCAATTGGGGATTTCACAACTGCGTAGCTCTTATCGATTGGAAACAATCATGGGTTTTAAGTGaaatggaagattttgatttagGGTTTTTGAAGCTTGGGTTtttgtttcaaatttttttccGAGAGGAGCAACTGAAGCCGCGAGAGAGGAAAACACATCGATTAAGAAGGTTCGCCGCTGGTGCAGTGCGCCTCTGCTCCACTCAATTACCCAAATTGGCCTCACCACccttcattattttcatttctGTTTTCAGTAAGAAATCTATATATTATACTATTGAAAGATTCATGGAACGATGAATTGTTTAATTTGGATGTAAAAATCgtgcatttttttttatatttaatctttacatttttgatttaaaaattgttgtttgaGATCTAAAAACGATGTACTTCAGATATCGGTTTCATCATTCTTGGAAAATCACAGTGTTGATTTAAGCATGATTGACGTCTCATGCTCAGCATCGTTGACACAGAATATGACAACGACTCTCTCTTTCTGGGGCACCGAACCCTAATCATATGCCCTAAATAAATTTTGCTGTATAAATTGATATCCTCAAATTCAATCTCTGGAGTTATCTGCGAAtttgaaatttctgatcttatATCTCCGACCTCCCCATGCATAACAGAGCATATAAGTAAGCGTTACATAATCTCTTAAGAAATAGTTCGTTTTAGAAGTCAATACATAGATTTCCAATTTTCTTTGGATGGTAAGCTCATCCTGATAATCATGAGAACAACGACCGTTTCTCTGTACTATCTTTTTATTGACATGATATATTGGGAAAAGTAAGAATCCGATGTATCAAGAAAGATCAAACGgataaaaaaatatacatttttttatcCGTAATTGTTTGTTAGAATTAAGTGTAGAACACGAGAATTTATTTCAAACTTGAGATTTTAATGTCAGATGACTTATATGCCATCGATGGAACCATCATAGAGTTTatactgaaaaataaatatgtttCTATCTTTAAATACTCGTATATCTCAAAAGGAAAATTCGAGCCACGTTCACCAACAAATTCATACCACAACTAAAATTTTGATAacattaaataaaagtccaaGATCAATATTCACATGTAAAAGAACGATTttaatgttagagtagatggCCAGCGAGCCAAATTATGGCTTAGACTTTATTGAACATTGTGTAAATACAATATTTATTGTAATagtattttacgattttattcaataatataatttactttatttgtatactcatTTAAACTGCAGAGATAATTAATGACCTTgaataaaatatgatattttgatgTCGTACATAAGACGATGACATGAAATTCATTTATTAgttattgtttattttaaatatgtttctAGTCGATTTAGCCGTCTAAAACGAGGATAAATATCGCTCTAGCTTGATACTAACATCTGTGATATGATGTACCACATTTCATTTGTATGGACATAGAGATGCCAAAAAATACCGAtgagtgatcatatgatgaattactgaacaaccctccatcagAGTTTGCAAGTGGTTGTCATTTATTGAGTAGATTAAGTCgcggttatggttgtacaccattagtcttttAACCCAAGACAACATCGAGGTTGTATAACACTGCtatttgacttgtttaccgactccacaAGGGTCACCAGAGGACGAGGTTAGATGTAGTTTCAACATACGTAGGAGCTAATGCATTGTAGTTGAGAATTCATTGATCACTCATGTGTATAGATATCATATGTGGTATGAATATGATAAGTTAAAGTGTaagaaatctctggccagaataTGAATCGTGCTTTAAGAAAAATGTTTTCTTAGCTGCATACACAATGCCACTACTCTTACTTAAATATATATTACATCGTTCTCGAATTCATTTGCAACTCTCAATGTACCAAGAATTAcagattcgatcgagatatatgagttgaagggaccgctAACCATAGCTTATTGGTTATTGcatgcactatcagtgatatttAAGAGATCATGAGGTGATGCTACTAGAGGCTCTTATCATGATCCGATGCAAAAAATCTGACCTGAGTTCTGACGTTTATGATCAAGAGATTGATGAAAAGATTAAAAGAATGATGTCAACTAGGGTAAGCTGAAAAAGGACAAATGTTGTCCCGAATCAAATAatgttgtgaacccacgactataTGTACCCTTAAACTATCGaaggttacgattttgtgttcTCGTTGAGATAGTTAAATTCAAATAGTTGAATTTGATAACTTTGTTTGCTGAAAATCAAACATATTgtttataaaagagtttataagtagAATCCATATTTAGAAGTTGTAGAAGTTAGCTTGATAGTTAATTTTGAGAGGAGAATGCAGTTGTCTAATTCAGTGAAGAATTTATAAAATAGTCAGCTGCTAAAAATGAATCAGTGAAAAATTTCACCAATTTCACTTTTCGTTGTAATAAAGAGATTGTACCCTCGTCACTTTTCATTATCAATGGattgataattaattaaataatagttatttaattatatcatgtATTGTCAAAAGTTGAAAATACTACAAGGGATattgaaaaacaaaaatatcGAATTATACAATATTCTAGAAGGATTGAGATTAAAAGATAAAGAGATAATAAATATGGGTTAACAAAAGTTGATAATATAAAACCTAGAAAATCTAGTCTTGGATAATCTAGACTTGATCTTCTCTACCTTACATCAAGAAGCTCAACCACCTTGAAGAACAGATCTTCGGCCGACCTCCTCCACAAGCACCACTATGCGCCACCGCAGCCTTGCCGTGACCAGTTGTCGCTGTCGGATTTCTGAAATTCCGTGATCAATTCTCCACGTACAAATTTCATACAGACCTCTAGTGTAATCTAAACTATGGATACATCTTATCGTGGGCTTGATTTAGAGGATTGAAGAATGAAGAAGATCCAATAGATCGTTCGTAGATACTTATAAGAAGGACTATATTCTCTAATCTCTAAATAGTTTGGTGTCAAGAGTTTAGAATGAAAAAGTAATAAACTCTAAATATCCTATGTATAGATATGAATCATAAAAtttcactacaaaaaaatacTCTTATAGAAGcggtttttttcaattttaagatCGATTTTTAACCGCTCCAGCACTTGTACCACCGGTTTCAAAATCGCTCCTCTTATTGATGACCTTATATCTTATAGAAGCGGTTTTTTCAACCGGTGGTACAAGTTGAAGAACCGCTTCTATTGTTTATTTTAGGTGCGGTTTGATAATGCTCGTACCCATGACCTATTACGGTATTTTTCTGATATTGTAGGTACAATTTGCGACGGTCTATAAGAAACCGTCGCCTACAAgtttagcgacggatttatgACCGACCGTCACCATTTAGCGACAGATTATTATACCGtaccgtcgctacatttagcgacggaattAACAAAtcgtcgctacatttagcgacaaCTTGTTCATTCATTCTGTCGCTAATATGGCGACGGTTATTTCATaatttccgtcgctaatattttaggtaaaataaaaaaattaataaatctaaaaacaCTTACAATATTACTATATAACATAATTCCTGATCTTaaactaacacttaaaaatttaccaAAAATTAATGGAAaattttttacatta
The Primulina eburnea isolate SZY01 chromosome 5, ASM2296580v1, whole genome shotgun sequence genome window above contains:
- the LOC140832946 gene encoding uncharacterized protein isoform X1; its protein translation is MSARRRLGEERLYYSPPALRRINQLQQQQQKQQELNSKSPISSTSPSVTVLGRRNSELDSDGKTNLDRFLEHTIPFVPAQHFPRTSMRSWRNQDGDFNPYFILGDLWEFFREWSAYGAAVPLVLNGSDAVVQYYVPFLSGIQLYVDPSKPIMEQRRPGEESDGNSSRETSSDGDSECGTDRVANNAQAQNHQNATVRGHDQYAGRNNAFVGSSVYGVDITVPPDLLIFEYFASEVPFHREPLADKMSILASRFPDLKTLKSCELTSSSWISVAWYPIYRIPVGPTLQNVDACFLTFHSLAKPVKSEGVHDSGSKLSLPTFGLVSYKFKLSDWNNNGAYGNQKINFLLQEADNWLRSLHVDHPDYTYFTSHRR
- the LOC140832946 gene encoding uncharacterized protein isoform X2 yields the protein MSARRRLGEERLYYSPPALRRINQLQQQQQKQQELNSKSPISSTSPSVTVLGRRNSELDSDGKTNLDRFLEHTIPFVPAQHFPRTSMRSWRNQDGDFNPYFILGDLWEFFREWSAYGAAVPLVLNGSDAVVQYYVPFLSGIQLYVDPSKPIMEQRRPGEESDGNSSRETSSDGDSECGTDRVANNAQAQNHQNATVRGHDQYAGRNNAFVGSSVYGVDITVPPDLLIFEYFASEVPFHREPLADKMSILASRFPDLKTLKSCELTSSSWISVAWYPIYRIPVGPTLQNVDACFLTFHSLAKPVKRVHDSGSKLSLPTFGLVSYKFKLSDWNNNGAYGNQKINFLLQEADNWLRSLHVDHPDYTYFTSHRR